AAtcctatatataatattaaacatgtattaCTCGGTTAGTAGTAATTAAATAGTATACACAATTAATCAGTTGCATTTACATAAAGAAAAAGTTACGCTTTGTGTATCAAATAGTTATGTTTTAAGAAATAAGCATATTATAGAATAAACTCAGCtcattaacaataaaaaaaaacaatataataaacacTTATTTTAAGCATCATGATACACAAATAATTTAGCTCCAAAATATAGATGAGAGATGAAGCCTACACTCGACACATGTTGGGTAGTAGTGCGCTGCTCCCTATGGAAGTGTCTCCACGTTGACGTAGGTGAGGACCACATCGTGCAGGATGTTGATCCTGTTGATCTGGTTCAGCTCTCGGACTCGGTGTTGGAACTCAAACAGCGGGATGTTGTTCACTGCCACCCTGAACGCCTCAGGAGTGCACAGGATCTTCATCTGGAACAGAGCATAACAAGAGTAATCTACTCCATGGAGTGGAAAACATGTAGTGCACATAAAAAAGAAGCACATTCAATCATCATGTCATTTAGGGAAACCCCTTCTGTGCGGCATAACCTTAACTTGAGCTCCCTGAAAAAGATGTGTTAGGATGAATTAATGTACTAAACGTAACTTTTGTAATTGGAAAATGCAAACTGAGACTGAAGTTGTTATTGCTGTGAgaacacatggacacagacGGATTAGTTGCCTCTTGGCGTTGCCAGTAAAGCATAACTGTTATTGATGTTATAGAGCAACACGAGACCCACACTGACCTCCAGCAGTCATCCTGCAGTGCAGCACGTCCCTTATCTAGGAACCGCTTGCACAAATGTCTTTCCAACCCTTTCCATCTTTTCGAAACGTTAGCCTGATGTTAACCATGAGAAAGTGACCTAGAGTCAGTTGATACCATTTTGAAACATCAACATATCATTGTTAAAGTCTTACCACAAATATATGGTTAAAAGGGTTAGTAATCTTTTATGTTGTGTATGTGGTATTAAAAGCTGTAGAGTGGATTAATAAAACAGGCTGACAGTTCAGTTTCCACAAACCAATGTGGTGATGATCTGTTCATGTTAACATGCTACACATAGATAGATATTGATTTTAGAATTGTCTGCTTTTCTCGTATATTGGAACCAGATGGATCTGCACTTGTGATATAACACCGCAggtaagaggaaaaaaaaatagtttgtggGATTTTGAGGTGAACTTTTCAAATCTACTTCCTGGTCTGATTCCTCTTTCTAGCACTCACCTCAAATGGGCTCCCAGGAGCGAAAGGGAAGGGCCCCTTCAGCTCCCTCTCCTCTGGGCCCCAGCGCTCACCCAGTTTGTTGTTACGGACCAACACCTGTTTGCCCCCCTCACTGAAGCGGGGGTTGATGTGGAAGGCAATGTCGTTGCCCTTCAGAAAGTTCAGTGTGAACCTGTAAAAGAGCAGTCATTTACACTGTGCGTATTCTCTCTTTAGTGTGTAGTTTGTATATCATTCACTAACTGGTCagatttgtatattttgtaagaattgttttttttaatgcactaGTCAATTAAATTTAATAACAGTTCTTCTATCAGACATATAGAAAGAAGACGTCCACAATACGCATTCACGTGTCAATTTAGTGTCAtggtgatatactgtatgtgtgttgaaaAAATGTCACCTATTTACTGAAGTGTCTTAAAgaatctgaaaatatatttttacaggAAGATCAATGGATTAAAACGATATTCCAGCACTTGTGAGTAACCTTACATTTTAGCATCAGGTTTGACATGGCCCAAGATAGTCATCATCATCTTGTCATAGACTCCTCTGGCCAGGTTCAAGTTGAATGGCACGCTCTTGAATagcaagagagggagaaaaacatcaaaacatccAGAATTATGAAGCAGCCAGTGatcaaacatacagtatctacAGTATGAATTCCTAAGTCTTTTCTGTACATTAGCAGGGAAAATTGAAAGTGAGATTGTTAGCATTTGGCTCACCAGAGGTCCAGAAGTGGGTGGAAGCCAGTTTGGAGGCATGATGGAGGGAGCCTGTCCAGGCCATCCTGATTGTCCCGGGTTATAGGGCCAGCCAGGGTGGGCAGGCCATCTCGGTACAATTGAGCGGAGGCTGGGAGCAGgagcagaagcagaagcaggAGCAGGTACTGGGACTGGAGCTTGAACTGGAACTGGAGCTGGAATTGGAACTTGAGCAGGTACTGGAGCTTGAATTGGAGCTGGTGGCTGAGGAGGCTGATACTGGGGAGGCTGGTACTGGGGAGGCTGGTACTGGGGAGGCTGGTATTGGGGAGGCTGGTACTGGGGTGTCTGGTATTGAGGTGTCTGGTATTGGGGTGTCTGGTACTGGCAAGGGTTGCAGGGCTGCCCTTGACCTGGAGCTGGGACTGTAGATGTCGTAGGTGCAGGGGCTGGTGTCATGACTTGACCAGGAAATGAATTTTGTGCAGGGACTGAAACTGGAGCTTGTTGTGTCCCATTCCAGCAGGGAGTGTTGGGCTGGCCAGTCCAGCAGGGCGCAGGCTGAGGGGGCTGTCCTGTCCACCCAGGAAACCCGACTCCAGACTGCGGAAGGCTTGGCCAGAGGTTGTTAGCCTGCGGGGCAGAACCAGGGGGTGGGCAGCCGACACACAGAGCGTCAGAATGctgagaggggggagaagaggggggagaagaggggggagaagaggggggagaagaAGGGAAGACGGGTCAGGGGCCAGGATGGAGATAcgaggaagagagagagtggaaagGATGGAGGACAACACCTTGCGGTTGCAAACATGGCCAATTGACATAAGAAAAGATTGAAGCGTTTAAAAATGCAGAGAAGAAAACTTCAATCATTTTTGTAAATCTTACCAGTGTAGAATTTGTTGAGGTACTTACGTCCATGCTGCCTGCCAAAACAAgtgcacttttattttattaagtctCAGAGGACTAACCAAACACAGAAAATTAAAGACAGAACACAATTAATCTCTCAGTTTGTAATCAcaattggaaataaaataaccaaaataaaatTGCACTGCAGTCACACTGAGAACGaatgagctgcagagagaggacatATTCTCTAGGTGACCACCAGAGGACTCTAC
The sequence above is drawn from the Eleginops maclovinus isolate JMC-PN-2008 ecotype Puerto Natales chromosome 15, JC_Emac_rtc_rv5, whole genome shotgun sequence genome and encodes:
- the LOC134877114 gene encoding galectin-3-like isoform X2 produces the protein MDVSTSTNSTLANNLWPSLPQSGVGFPGWTGQPPQPAPCWTGQPNTPCWNGTQQAPVSVPAQNSFPGQVMTPAPAPTTSTVPAPGQGQPCNPCQYQTPQYQTPQYQTPQYQPPQYQPPQYQPPQYQPPQYQPPQPPAPIQAPVPAQVPIPAPVPVQAPVPVPAPASASAPAPSLRSIVPRWPAHPGWPYNPGQSGWPGQAPSIMPPNWLPPTSGPLSVPFNLNLARGVYDKMMMTILGHVKPDAKMFTLNFLKGNDIAFHINPRFSEGGKQVLVRNNKLGERWGPEERELKGPFPFAPGSPFEMKILCTPEAFRVAVNNIPLFEFQHRVRELNQINRINILHDVVLTYVNVETLP
- the LOC134877114 gene encoding galectin-3-like isoform X3, whose amino-acid sequence is MDVSTSTNSTLHSDALCVGCPPPGSAPQANNLWPSLPQSGVGFPGWTGQPPQPAPCWTGQPNTPCWNGTQQAPVSVPAQNSFPGQVMTPAPAPTTSTVPAPGQGQPCNPCQYQTPQYQTPQYQTPQYQPPQYQPPQYQPPQYQPPQYQPPQPPAPIQAPVPAQVPIPAPVPVQAPVPVPAPASASAPAPSLRSIVPRWPAHPGWPYNPGQSGWPGQAPSIMPPNWLPPTSGPLSVPFNLNLARGVYDKMMMTILGHVKPDAKMFTLNFLKGNDIAFHINPRFSEGGKQVLVRNNKLGERWGPEERELKGPFPFAPGSPFEANVSKRWKGLERHLCKRFLDKGRAALQDDCWR
- the LOC134877114 gene encoding galectin-3-like isoform X1 — protein: MDVSTSTNSTLHSDALCVGCPPPGSAPQANNLWPSLPQSGVGFPGWTGQPPQPAPCWTGQPNTPCWNGTQQAPVSVPAQNSFPGQVMTPAPAPTTSTVPAPGQGQPCNPCQYQTPQYQTPQYQTPQYQPPQYQPPQYQPPQYQPPQYQPPQPPAPIQAPVPAQVPIPAPVPVQAPVPVPAPASASAPAPSLRSIVPRWPAHPGWPYNPGQSGWPGQAPSIMPPNWLPPTSGPLSVPFNLNLARGVYDKMMMTILGHVKPDAKMFTLNFLKGNDIAFHINPRFSEGGKQVLVRNNKLGERWGPEERELKGPFPFAPGSPFEMKILCTPEAFRVAVNNIPLFEFQHRVRELNQINRINILHDVVLTYVNVETLP